Genomic segment of Triticum aestivum cultivar Chinese Spring unplaced genomic scaffold, IWGSC CS RefSeq v2.1 scaffold18133, whole genome shotgun sequence:
AGCGTGCGGACGGTGGCATGGCGCATGGTGGACGCGCTCTGCATGGACGAGCGACCCATGGACTCGACGAGCGGCGCAGCtcttggcggcggggcggggcggctttgCGGTCTGGCTCTCGGCCTCGGAGCTGGTGCGGCGCTGGGCGTCGCCGGGCAAGAGCGCGTCGACGGCGCCCTTGCCCGCGAGTTCGATGCCACGGCGGAGGACTCAGCCTGGAAGATGGAGTGCGGGGGCAGGAAATAGACGGTTCCCGGCTGCAGCACGTCGTCCGGCCGGAACAGCGCGCGGCCCGGCTGCAGCAGGTGCGCTGACGAGCACAACACGTACCGGCCGACGAGCACAGCGGTGGCGCGCGCGACGGTTACGGGCCGCCCAATGCCCGTGACGAGAAGCCGCACCCCATGGCAATCAAGCCAGCGCGCGGACGGTGGCATGGCGCATGGTGTGGACTCCGTCGCGCGTGCTCGCGTGCCGCTACGAGGGCGGGAGGCGCGGCCACGCGAGCTCGGGAGGGCGGGAGGCGGTGTCCGGGCGGGAGCGCGAAACCTTCTTCTCCGCGGCTGCTCCGGGGAGGCGCGACGCGGAGCCAACGACGGGCGACGGGGCCGGCCGCTTGCGGCTCCTCCGGGGAGATGCGGGCGAGGCCGGCGACTGGAGATGGGGCCGGCCGCTTGCGGCTCCTCCGGCGAGATGCGGGTGAGGCCGGCGACGGGAGACGGGGCCGGCCGCTTGCGGCTCCTCCGGCGAGATGCAGGCGAGGCCGGCGACTGGAGACGGGGCCGGCCGCTTGCGGCTCCTCCGGCGTGATGCGGGCGAGGACGGGGCCGGCTCGCTGCTGGAGAGTGTCCAGGACCGCCGGAGCGAGGAgcaggggagagaggagagagagcagACGAGTGAGGCGGGCGTGCGGGAGAGAGCTTGTCTTTTTTGCATGCACCACGTGGTGGGCCAAGCCAGGAAAAGAAGGAGAGAGAGATTAGAGAGGCTGGCAGTGGGTCTTTCGCAGTGAAAGTATCATGCCGGCGCCCCCAGCTGCCACCCGGTTTCCTGGGTTCCGCTTGCGCGCGCCGGTCGTAATTTTAGGCAAATCCGGCGCAAAACGAGCTTCTGGGATGTGACTGGGATGTTTTTTGATCGCCGGTGCTAAAAAAGGCTGCTGGGGGCTTCTTGGGgaggcggctggagatgctcttagtcccTTCTGATTTGCCTCCTCCCCTTTCTTTTCCACTCCGTTTTTTGATTTGCCTGAACCTCGCGTGTTAGATTAGTGACTGGTCTAAATGGTTTTATACCTACAGATATCTGGATTTCAGTTTCCTTACATGTATAGGATGCTTGGTCTCTGCAATTTAGCTTTTACTATTTAATAGTACAGAGCTAATCTTGCTATGAGCGAGCATGTATGCTTGAGAAATAATCATCCTAGTTAATAGAATAGTTTACAGTCACATTAAGGGTAAGCCAAGGTGAGTGTTTTGCATACAAGATGTTTGATGTTATGCCAAGGTAGGACATTATTGATATCGTGTGAAACTGATGCTCACTATGCGAACAGATTCAGGAGATCAAAAACGAGTAGAATAATATATCAACAAAAGTAGACTGATCCAAGTTTTATTTTTGTATCAGAATATGGATGGAGGATGGGGAATACATACAGAAGGCGGAAGCTCCATGCTTAGGTCAGCTCTCAACTACACTGCTCTAAGACTTCTTGGTGAGAATGTCGATGATGAGCAAGATATGTCCGTGCCAAAAACAAGGAAATGGCTACATGACCATGGTGGTGCGATGATGATAAAACTGGAAGCAAGGTTCTAGTTAATTTTCTCACAAGTCTGAAACTGCATGCTTTAAGTTAGTTATGCAGAATCCAAAGCGAGAGTAAAATCTTGAGGAAACTATTTATGTCGATCTGAACTGTATGCCTGCTGCTGCTGGTGCAGGTGCTTGGATTTTTTGACAAGTCAGGTGTAAACCCTTCCCCCTAGAATTATTCCTTCTGCCATCCTTGGTTCCTATTCAACTAGGTACGCAGTGTCGGTGTGGGACTATTCGAGCTTGTGCCTGCAAAACTCTACTGACGGATGATTTCTGCCATGTTTCTTATTCATTTTCATGTGGAAGTATTTGATATATCCTGGGTATGGATGGTTTGTTCGAGGAATGTTCCAGAATTTGTGAATCTTGCTGTACAACAATCAACACGAATGCTGAAACATTGATTCTTGCTGAAGGTAATACGTTTTTTCCTGTTCCCAGCATTTTCCTCATGTTTGTTTCTAAAACATTACTTAGCAAGGCTTATGTATGATTCGTGGAGTTTACTTAGCAAGGAGAATGTTATAAGTAATTACGAGAGATGATTGTATGTGGGCACGTGCAGACAATAGAGGAACAATTACCATTCTCTTTGTGTTTTAGTGAGTCTATATGGATGCACAGAAAGTGTTCTCTCTTCTTTAGTGGGTTATATGTTGGTGCATACAAAATGTATATGGTTATCTCCATTCTGTTTACATAATACATGGAGCTTATTTGCTTTGTCTTAAACTGTACCCCTCTGTaactgtactccctctgtaaacttttatTCAGAGATTTTGTCTCAACCAGTGATCCAAAGTAAACCTATGAACATGAATTTTTGGGTATACATTGTCTCCTCTGCCAATTGATTTTCTTCAGATTAGTTGTATCATAATTTTCAAGAAGATTGCAAACCTAGCAATGAATGAGACTATCATCAGGATTGAAGATAGTTTAATATTATAACTATTTCTTTTGAAGTTTCACTGTTTATGTAGGTGACGATGGTAGATACATCTGTATCATGGCACTTCTCCAGCAAACAAAAGCTTGGTGGCCATCTACTTTACTTCCAGAGAGTTTGAAAACGTACTATCACGCTAATATTTAGTAGAAACATATGACATAAAAAATAGTTAGATGGTATTACTATCTAATGTATACCCAAAAATAGCTTTACAGGTCTGCTGTTGCTTTAATATGTTGTAGTTTCTCTGTACATTCTTATGCTAGATTTTATTGTTCCCATTTACACACTTCTAAAATTCAGGTCCTTTGAACATATCAGCTTTTCTCACTTATTCAGATTAATGCTAAGTGTTTTTTCTCTTGAATACTGATCTACAAAATTACAATTGAGATATTTTGCTCCTCTATTTTTCTTCTTGTCACCGTAGCACCTCTTAATTCCTTTTGAGGTCCACCAAGATAATGCAATAATCCCTGGAAAATATGTTCTGCACTTAAATAGACATCAGACTGAAGAATGGAAGGGTTGGATGCAAGTATTTTCATAGTTGATCTCCCTTTTGTCATCTTTTCTGGCTTTTATTCCACTACTCCCCAGTCATGCATGAATGCTAATACATCAGATTTATGCAGTCAAAATGTTTGACTATTCAATTATACATGTCATGCTACAGTGCTTACTTTCTTACCCCCTTCAGTAAGTTCTGCAAGACCAGACATCGTTTTACACATTTGTTTTTGTAATGATAGCATTGACTTTGTTTTTTTTCTGCTGCTTACTGATGCAGAACCTGAGTTGCGGCTCACTGAACCTGATGAAAACGGAATTCACTCTGGCAGAGATGCAGTGTTGTGGCAATTTGAGGTTCATGGGGTTAATGAGGAAAAGGACTATGAGCTATGTGTAGAAAATACCCAGTATTGCTATGCCAAGAAAGCAAGATAGTTGATGGTGGCAAGAAGCCATGAACCATCACTCTGCTATTACTGAACAAGATGATATCTAATTGGATAAGTTTAGAGTTGGAAATGTTTATATTCTATTAAAGGTTCATCTCTAGAACATTTCTTTCGTCAAGAGATGAGCCCTTACAGGTTCTGAATCTGTACGTGGACGATCTTCAAATACCTAGATGATTATTCTTTATATACCTGGATAATTATTCCGAATAAACAAAGC
This window contains:
- the LOC123172424 gene encoding transcription initiation factor TFIID subunit 4-like, with protein sequence MPPSARWLDCHGVRLLVTGIGRPVTVARATAVLVGRYVLCSSAHLLQPGRALFRPDDVLQPGTVYFLPPHSIFQAESSAVASNSRARAPSTRSCPATPSAAPAPRPRARPQSRPAPPPRAAPLVESMGRSSMQSASTMRHATVRTLA